The window GAAGtgttaaaaatctatttttcagAATTGGTTAACTGTAAGGTTATGTGAATTTTATTGTCTTTTGTAAAAGGTTCAGATATGTTGACTTGCTTGATCAGTCTGCCTGTTGCAAATTAGTCTCTCTCTTGTGCAGCACTAAAGATGTTCCTTTTTGTGTGACAGGGGGCGTGTACAATGGGACGAAGCTAATATAGTGGAGATTGAATCTAACAAACCTGTTAGGCAGAAGATCACTGAACCTAAGACTCCCTACCACCCCATGattcatgatgatgatgatgatgttgatgatggtTTGTCTATTTCTCTTTATTTAGTTACTCTTTGTGTTAGAGCTTATGATACACTTATGAGCGTGCGCGTGTATATGCTTATGGCAAATATGAATGTAGTGTTGTTGATACACATACTTGTCATCATCTAAACGTATAAAAGTAGTATGTGTTTCagacatacttttttttttaatgattgtgCCAGGTACTTTGTCTCCAAGAGGAGGAAGATCGTTCAACGAATGCGTTGATGATATGCAACGTGCGGAAGAACTGAAGAACGCTCTGAATGGCGAATCAGCTTCTTCCAGTAGAAATGATAGCCAGGGCTCTGGTTCTGGTGGTGGTTGGAGCTCGGCTGAGGATGATGAAGCAGATCCAATGGATCAAGATGGTGAAGGTTCTCcttaaaaccaaacaaatatttatctttcttttctttgatcacatgtttatgtttttttggtgCAAACACACAGGTTTGGAAGGTGAGAAAAACGAGAGGTTCAGTGAACACAGAAGAGTGCATTACAATGAGTTCCACAAGGTGAAGGAACTTAGGTCCTTGGGGTCCTTctatgatgatgaagaagaagaggacgaGGATGATGATGGCTCGAAAGGAAGTGAAGCAGAGACAACAACCTCACCACACAGTAAAGGCGTTAACAAAGAGGTAGACGCAGCTGGAAAGTCATCTTCATCCTCCAAttgatgatatgatatgatatgataccACTGTGTTCAATCAAAATGTGTACTCTTGTCCAGGTCTTatagatctctctctctatctttaaACTTTTTTGAAAGGAAGAGGAAACTATGTTATGTTGTTACAGCATTTTAATGCAATTGCTTACAATCACTATTCTATTCAGCAGTAACGAACGAAAAAAAGGAGATTTATCTATGCGTCGTCGTTTTATCAATTCTGTATAAATGTGGTTCATATTGCACCAATgaagatcatataatatatagtcAGTCGAACTTGATAATCATTAATCTGTCACACATCAATGGCGAACGAAATGTCGAGACTATCCTCTCAAATCTGCGACCAGATCTCCTCCGTCTTCTCCAATCCCACCGATCCACACCCACAGCCGCTGGATCTCCTCGTTACAGAGCTCGCCGGAATCTCCCGCCGCGGCGCACGCGTCTTCCTCCACGGCGTCGGACGCGAAGGCCTCATGCTCAGAGCCTTCGCGATGCGTCTCTTCCACCTCGGCCTCTCCTCCCACTTGGTCTCCGACGTGACCACGCCTCCGATCTCGTCTCCCGATCTCCTCATCGCCTCGGCCGGTCCCGGAGGATTCTCCACCGTCGACGCGATCTGCTCCGTCGCGAAATCTGCCGGCGCTAAGGTCGTGCTCGTCACCGCGCAGCCGGAGAGAGGGTCCTGTGTGAAGCACGCGACGGATGTTTGTTACGTCCCGGCGCAGACGATGGCGAGCGACGGCGGAGGCGCGAAGGAGAAGGGAGGGAGGCCGTTGTTGCCGATGGGGAGTGTTTACGAAGGAGCGTTGTTCGTGTTGTTCGAGATGGTTGTTTACAAACTGGGTGAGGTTTTGGGCGAGTCACCTGAGTCGATACGGTGTCGTCACACCAATCTCGAGTAGGGACGTTGCGTCGTTTTCGCATTCAGTGTATAAAATgcttgttgtttttgtttgtttgtaatatTATGCCGCGAGTTGTTTTGCCATTCCGGTGATGTTGTACCCACGAAGATGTTTAATACTCTGTCATGGTTCATCAAATCTTTCTCACTTTTTGAGCCTTATTTATCCATAACTTATCCAAATAGACACCATCGCAAGATCCATCACACATCAAAGTACCTATGGTGAAAATTTGAAATCATGTCCTACAGACAGTTCCTGTGACTGTCAGCCAACTCTCTCATTtgcctttttcttttgtaaatttatgCTATTGATGTCACCACAACAATAATTCATTTATCAACCATTCGAATAATTTATGATTTGATATTATTCATCTTTTTATTCCAAACCCATTGGTTTTACAGCGacaaacagaaaagaaaaaaggaaaaactacAGCTCAAACTCAGAGTTTTATTCTTAAATATCTTATCTCCATGATCTCTCCCCATGCCTCTCCTGTTgttagaaaaaggaaaaaaaaacgagaGCTGGTGGTTAGATACATATTACTGTACATATATAAAGCAATTTATTTTTAGACGTTATAGTATATGCTCTTACTGTCTTGCATAAATATAACCACGTCCATAACATTAGCTGCATGAAAGCGTAGGGATGCTGCAGCGAGTGGGAAGCCTAGAGGCAATGCGAAGCGTGTTGCAAAGGCATTCGCTCGGCACTGCTTCAAGAGCGTTGCAACACTCGGCACTCGGGTTCGTCTTGTCCGCTCCAGGAACGACAAACTCACCACACACGTTCAGTCCACTCAAGTGCCTATTGCAGCTCTGTCCATCCGCCACCGTCGCCACCAAGACCAGCGCCACCAGCATGGCCACCTTCATGAGCATGGCCAAAGAAGACTTGGAAGAGCTGGACGATGctgccatcttcttcttctttattttttatctattatgaAGTATATTATTGTGAAATAGTAGATTGTTTTAGATCTATTTAGAGGGTTAGGGGTTTACTTATGTTTATATAGAATCGAGGAGGGTTCGAGGAATGATATATGGCGAAGAGGGTTTATGTTTATAATCCGTGAGCTACCTAACAGAGAGATCACGTTAAGCTGCAGTTATGTGTGTGTGCCCGGAAGTGTGTGGAGAATATGCATGTTTGTTATTTCTGAATACTTCTATGATATATTAATTGATATAGAAAGTacctgtgacaaaaaaaaattaatatagaagTACATAATACATAGGGAGAACTTGCAAAATGATATATAACTTTAGGAATACATTCTTTTAGATAATATTATacataagtatatatatatttaatttttctgtaACACAAGTATATATTCATAGGATTTTTAGTGATAAATCCCCCCAACTAAagattttttgtaaaaagtCTTCCCAACTTATTATCTTGTAATTTAACCCCTCAAGTTCTATTCCGTTAGATTTTGTTATCCTCCGTCTATTGTTCTGTTATTTATAATCGAATACCGTTTTACATACAATGTGTGGTTTTATTTTAGTGATAAATTCTCTCAACTAAAAAAATTTCGTAAAAAATCTCTCGACTTGTTATCATGTAATTTAACCCCTCAAattctattttgataattttgttaTCCTCCATCTATTATTTCGATATTTATGGACGGATATCATTTACACACAACGCAGAGTTTCATTTAAACCTAAAACAtgtttaaaaaatgaaacagaGCAGATAACGAAACTCAAAATCCTAAATCAAAAATTAGGTCTTCCAAAATAGCAATGAAAAGACCATAAAACATTGAAAAGTATTGAAAAGGACCATAATGATTCAGTGATTTAGTGTCAAACGAtgatttgttttatgttttacaaCTTAGGTTTTCGTAACCAAAAActagaacaaaaataaaaatcaactcGATTAAACATAAACACAACCGAACCAAGCCGAATCCGAATTTAAACTGAAATGTCCACCTCtagttttaatgttttattgtcTTTTATGGTATTTTCATTGCTATTTAGGAAGACTTAATTTTCTATTTGGGATTTTGAATTTCGTTGTCTGCCTTGTTTATAAACGGTATATGTCCATAAATAACGAAACAATAGATGAAATGTAATAAAATCTAGCAAAATAGAACTTGAGGggataaattataatataacaaGTTGaggatattttttataaaaattcttTAGTTGGAGAAATTTATCACTAAAATTAAGCTCCGTGTAAACGGTATTTGTCCACAAATAACGAAACAATGGACGGATGATAATTACAAAATCACCAGTTGAAAAGATTTTTTATGATAAATCTTTAGTTGATAGAATTTATCACTAAAACCCATATTCATACGATATTAGCTAATAAGAGACGGTGAAATAACATTTTAGTACGTAGTGTGATAGAAAAAGATAAGAATTGACCAGAGCTTATAGTCAAACATATACGTAGAACTTGTAATGTATATTTTGTAACtagtaaaaaaaactaatacataaaataatattctctCCTTTTTAAATTATCTGTCGTTGTAGGgtataaattttgtttcaaaacaaatatcattttcggttttcaatgtaaaattttgttgacaatattctctgctcaatttttttattggttgaaacatggttaggtgtattgataatgccatttttattttaaaaatatgtaaaattaaatgtttttttaatctgtgtatGTAAACCTAAAACGATAACTAATATAAAACAGAGTGACTATTAGACTTTACGTGGAAGTAAATGATGTATTATGTTTTAAACATGTTGTAACCACCTTTAATGgtgtttttgtatttatatagtattttaGTATTTACTACGACAATTCTCTTAAATAgattaagtttttgtcacaaaaaattggaaaatgtattttatttaatatagaaagacatagataaaaataaaaataaccttttatagttttgaattatatattttttatcagtGTTTCCAATTAAGAgaatccccccccccccccccccccgccAAACTAGGTCAAAAAGAGA of the Raphanus sativus cultivar WK10039 unplaced genomic scaffold, ASM80110v3 Scaffold0025, whole genome shotgun sequence genome contains:
- the LOC108847917 gene encoding protein phosphatase inhibitor 2 isoform X1; the protein is MTDPKKGRVQWDEANIVEIESNKPVRQKITEPKTPYHPMIHDDDDDVDDGTLSPRGGRSFNECVDDMQRAEELKNALNGESASSSRNDSQGSGSGGGWSSAEDDEADPMDQDGEGLEGEKNERFSEHRRVHYNEFHKVKELRSLGSFYDDEEEEDEDDDGSKGSEAETTTSPHSKGVNKEVDAAGKSSSSSN
- the LOC108847917 gene encoding protein phosphatase inhibitor 2 isoform X2 → MTDPKKGRVQWDEANIVEIESNKPVRQKITEPKTPYHPMIHDDDDDVDDGTLSPRGGRSFNECVDDMQRAEELKNALNGESASSSRNDSQGSGSGGGWSSAEDDEADPMDQDGLEGEKNERFSEHRRVHYNEFHKVKELRSLGSFYDDEEEEDEDDDGSKGSEAETTTSPHSKGVNKEVDAAGKSSSSSN
- the LOC130500736 gene encoding uncharacterized protein LOC130500736 yields the protein MANEMSRLSSQICDQISSVFSNPTDPHPQPLDLLVTELAGISRRGARVFLHGVGREGLMLRAFAMRLFHLGLSSHLVSDVTTPPISSPDLLIASAGPGGFSTVDAICSVAKSAGAKVVLVTAQPERGSCVKHATDVCYVPAQTMASDGGGAKEKGGRPLLPMGSVYEGALFVLFEMVVYKLGEVLGESPESIRCRHTNLE
- the LOC108847918 gene encoding stamen-specific protein FIL1, with the protein product MAASSSSSKSSLAMLMKVAMLVALVLVATVADGQSCNRHLSGLNVCGEFVVPGADKTNPSAECCNALEAVPSECLCNTLRIASRLPTRCSIPTLSCS